The following proteins are encoded in a genomic region of Amphiura filiformis chromosome 11, Afil_fr2py, whole genome shotgun sequence:
- the LOC140165036 gene encoding uncharacterized protein: protein MIPTISVTEGVVGSVAALHRAVTAGRSRQVRLLINAGAPVDQPDECGQTALIKAIFVENPRSRLKIMQILLRSGATVSRSDITGRNALSWACYYGRDKLVDMCIRQRDVDLDLNMSDINGCTPLFHAATSGNAACVKYCLDILCKYALSVDVSNFNGITPLMQALRLGHDVCASILIHQGNASTTVRDSNFLSALDWAERVRGVASDQKPKTIQPTFLPHITQKTNTKPISSKYRSHCIRSRVSSSISDENSSCDSSSESTWLDMLDFDESDTSSSGVNSIRPHSPNVVFGRTPINSPKLGDYPKLGDEADFSDCYSQDCAESIPEKCPQRSQIQQKRDIPELYTILSAQLSATYTAPGPARRLTSSVVVKPHEHDEDCPLECCNESSPSPAPSSCRSLPAIRVPEERIRSMVATNRRSSTAESNQGKKRNKGSSMWKKLAKKQLTNNMHPQSAISNQDNESNGFPALPESGRISLVSSANNSRRTKIKDTKEE, encoded by the exons ATGATTCCGACAATATCTGTAACCGAGGGAGTGGTAGGTTCTGTCGCGGCTCTTCACCGCGCTGTTACTGCTGGTAGATCCCGCCAAGTGCGACTTCTGATAAACGCAGGAGCACCTGTAGATCAGCCAGACGAATGTGGACAAACAGCTCTCATCAAAGCCATCTTCGTTGAAAATCCACGCAGCAGGTTGAAAATCATGCAGATTTTATTGCGCTCCGGAGCGACTGTATCAAGAAGTGATATCACCGGTAGAAATGCTCTTTCTTGGGCATGTTATTATGGACGAGATAAACTCGTCGATATGTGTATCCGACAAAGAGATGTCGATTTGGACTTGAACATGAGTGATAtcaatggctgcacaccactctTCCACGCAGCAACATCTGGTAATGCGGCGTGCGTCAAATACTGTCTAGATATCCTGTGCAAATACGCTTTAAGCGTCGATGTATCGAACTTTAATGGAATCACCCCACTAATGCAGGCTTTGAGACTAGGACATGATGTTTGTGCAAGTATCTTGATTCATCAGGGTAATGCGTCAACGACGGTGAGAGATTCAAACTTTTTAAGCGCTTTGGATTGGGCGGAAAGAGTACGTGGTGTTGCATCAGATCAGAAACCAAAGACAATACAACCAACTTTTCTGCCTCATATCACACAGAAGACCAACACTAAACCGATTTCAAGTAAATACCGATCACACTGTATCCGCAGTCGTGTGTCCAGTAGCATCAGCGACGAGAATTCATCATGTGACTCCAGCTCAGAGAGTACCTGGTTGGACATGTTGGATTTTGACGAATCTGACACGAGTTCTTCCGGCGTTAACAGTATAAGACCACATAGccccaatgttgtatttggacgTACTCCCATCAATAGTCCTAAACTAGGTGACTACCCCAAGTTGGGTGACGAAGCGGACTTTTCAGATTGTTATTCTCAAGACTGCGCGGAGTCTATCCCAGAGAAATGTCCACAGAGATCACAGATCCAACAGAAGAGAGACATTCCAGAACTCTACACAATACTCTCCGCTCAACTTTCTGCAACTTACACAGCACCAGGTCCAGCTCGAAGATTGACGTCGTCAGTGGTGGTCAAACCACATGAACACGATGAAGATTGCCCATTGGAGTGCTGTAATGAGTCAAGTCCATCACCGGCTCCATCTTCATGCAGAAGTTTGCCTGCAATAAGAGTACCTGAAGAACGCATCAGAAGTATGGTAGCGACTAACAGAAGAAGTAGCACAGCAGAGAGTAATCAAG GTAAAAAACGTAACAAAGGATCCTCAATGTGGAAGAAACTCGCCAAGAAGCAACTCACCAATAACATGCACCCGCAATCAGCCATCAGTAACCAAGACAACGAGAGTAACGGATTCCCTGCACTCCCTGAGTCTGGCCGTATATCTCTGGTATCGAGTGCTAATAACAGCAGGAGAACCAAGATCAAAGACACTAAAGAAGAATGA